Proteins encoded within one genomic window of Dyadobacter chenhuakuii:
- a CDS encoding alpha-glucuronidase family glycosyl hydrolase, producing the protein MTKSPFLMLFSCLLIGFKLLAADPSGAEASGAEASDAEPLASDGNDGYRLWLNYEPVRNASVKSEYLKYAAFIGRPASGEIMQSASQELQLGLGKLLGKSVNITNSFAGKSGGIVFKIETSADTAQPVEGYRIQLSGGNMIISSKSEQGILYGTFALLRHMQMQLPVKGLNLASSPRVRYRMLNHWDNPDGTIERGYAGQSLWKWYELPERVDPRYADYARANASLGINGTVLNNVNASARFMSQEYIVKVAAVANVMRKYGIKTYLSVYFAAPKTLGGLKTSDPLDPQVRAWWKEKVAQIYKEIPDFGGFLVKANSEGEPGPQDYGRIHADGANMLAEAFKPYDGIVIWRAFVYKADPNADRFKAAHEEFVPLDGKFDPKVIVQVKNGPIDFQPREPFSPLFGNMPKTPLGIEFQITQEYLGFATHAVYEAPIFEECLDSDTYVNGAGSTVAKIVDGSLHGYERTLIAGVANTGNSRNWTGHPLAQANWYAFGRLSWDHQLTSEQIAREWIALTLTQNPKASGHITALMLRSREIYVDYNTPLGLSRPWMGVHFAPEPWQNKGSRPDWTAVYYHRADSIGLGFDRTASGSNALAQYRPEVQKQWNNPDQTPLPYLLWFHHVRWDKKLSTGRTLWEELCTRFYTGADSVVWMQQQWDLAKPSLDPQIYTDVAERLKVQRREAIWWRDAWVLYLQTFTKQPVPAGFEPPKQTLEEVKKSVNVYLMR; encoded by the coding sequence ATGACCAAGAGCCCTTTCTTAATGCTTTTTAGCTGCCTGTTGATTGGCTTCAAACTGCTTGCAGCTGATCCGTCGGGCGCCGAAGCGTCGGGCGCCGAAGCGTCGGACGCCGAACCGTTAGCTTCTGACGGGAATGACGGTTATCGGTTATGGCTTAACTATGAGCCGGTCAGGAATGCTTCGGTGAAATCGGAATATCTGAAATATGCAGCATTCATTGGTAGGCCCGCGAGCGGTGAAATCATGCAGAGTGCATCTCAGGAGCTGCAATTGGGATTGGGTAAACTTTTGGGTAAATCTGTAAACATCACAAACTCATTTGCCGGAAAGTCGGGTGGAATAGTTTTCAAAATAGAAACGAGCGCTGATACTGCACAGCCGGTTGAAGGTTATCGGATCCAGTTGTCGGGCGGCAACATGATCATTAGTTCAAAATCGGAGCAGGGGATTTTGTATGGAACATTTGCCCTGCTGCGCCATATGCAAATGCAGTTGCCGGTCAAGGGATTAAACCTTGCCAGCAGCCCCAGAGTGCGTTACCGGATGCTGAACCATTGGGATAATCCGGATGGCACGATTGAGCGCGGCTATGCGGGACAATCGCTCTGGAAATGGTATGAGCTGCCCGAGCGCGTGGACCCGCGTTATGCGGATTATGCGCGTGCCAATGCTTCTTTGGGCATTAATGGAACTGTACTTAACAATGTGAATGCAAGCGCTCGGTTCATGTCACAGGAATACATTGTGAAGGTGGCGGCGGTGGCGAATGTGATGCGGAAATATGGGATCAAAACTTACTTGTCCGTATATTTTGCTGCGCCCAAAACATTAGGTGGACTTAAAACATCTGATCCGCTCGACCCGCAGGTGCGCGCGTGGTGGAAAGAGAAGGTTGCCCAGATTTACAAGGAAATTCCTGATTTCGGCGGGTTTTTGGTTAAAGCCAATTCAGAAGGAGAACCGGGCCCGCAGGATTACGGCCGCATCCACGCCGACGGGGCCAACATGCTGGCCGAAGCATTCAAGCCTTATGACGGCATTGTGATCTGGCGTGCGTTTGTTTACAAAGCCGATCCCAATGCGGATCGCTTCAAAGCGGCGCACGAGGAATTTGTGCCTTTGGATGGAAAATTTGATCCCAAAGTAATTGTTCAGGTCAAGAACGGTCCTATTGATTTCCAGCCCCGCGAACCATTCTCGCCGCTGTTCGGCAATATGCCCAAAACGCCGCTGGGCATCGAATTTCAAATCACGCAGGAATATCTGGGCTTTGCAACCCACGCAGTTTATGAAGCGCCCATTTTTGAAGAATGTCTGGATTCGGACACTTATGTAAACGGAGCCGGATCTACGGTTGCCAAGATTGTTGATGGCAGCCTGCACGGTTATGAGCGCACACTTATTGCTGGCGTGGCCAATACAGGCAACAGCCGCAACTGGACGGGTCATCCGCTGGCGCAGGCCAACTGGTATGCATTCGGAAGACTAAGCTGGGACCATCAGTTAACCTCAGAACAGATCGCCAGAGAATGGATTGCCTTGACCTTGACCCAAAATCCAAAAGCAAGCGGGCACATTACCGCATTAATGCTTCGTTCCCGCGAAATTTACGTCGATTACAACACGCCGCTCGGCCTCTCCCGTCCCTGGATGGGCGTCCATTTCGCCCCCGAACCCTGGCAAAACAAGGGCTCGCGCCCGGATTGGACCGCCGTTTACTATCATCGTGCTGACTCAATCGGGCTGGGTTTCGACCGGACAGCTTCCGGAAGCAACGCATTGGCCCAGTACCGGCCGGAAGTTCAGAAACAATGGAACAATCCTGACCAAACACCACTTCCTTACCTGCTCTGGTTCCATCACGTTCGCTGGGATAAAAAACTGAGCACTGGCAGGACATTGTGGGAGGAACTTTGCACCCGTTTTTATACTGGCGCGGACTCTGTTGTATGGATGCAGCAGCAATGGGACCTAGCCAAACCGAGCCTTGATCCACAAATTTATACGGATGTTGCAGAACGGTTGAAGGTGCAGCGCAGGGAAGCGATCTGGTGGCGTGATGCGTGGGTTCTGTATTTACAAACATTTACGAAGCAACCTGTTCCCGCAGGTTTTGAACCACCAAAACAGACATTGGAGGAGGTAAAGAAGTCGGTTAATGTGTACTTAATGAGATAA